Proteins from a genomic interval of Gossypium hirsutum isolate 1008001.06 chromosome A09, Gossypium_hirsutum_v2.1, whole genome shotgun sequence:
- the LOC107888545 gene encoding biotin carboxyl carrier protein of acetyl-CoA carboxylase 2, chloroplastic gives MASSISVPCPKVSSFVKPKQTQKISFALPPSSKSCFSFGSSIKVPAFSGCQWHNEKKTMAFKARAKLNEVAAEKSSNSVPVVDMKSKAALPKEDDKSTGNKIPDVAAISAFMTQVSDLVKLVDSRDITELQLKQSDCELIIRKKEALQPPEQAPPVFMPQYMPHHAMFQTPFPAAAPTAPPAPSNPAPPPLALPSAASPAKTSSSSHPPLKCPMAGTFYQSPAPGEPPFVKVGDKVQKGQVICIIEAMKLMNEIEADQSGTITEILAEDGKPVSVDMPLFVIVP, from the exons ATGGCTTCTTCAATCTCTGTTCCATGCCCTAAGGTCTCTTCTTTTGTTAAACCAAAGCAAACCCAAAAGATCTCTTTTGCTCTTCCTCCTTCTTCCAAGTCTTGTTTCTCATTTGGATCTTCAATTAAGGTCCCTGCATTTTCTGGATGCCAg TGGCATAATGAGAAGAAAACTATGGCCTTCAAAGCACGTGCAAAGCTTAATGAG GTTGCAGCAGAGAAATCTTCGAATTCTGTACCGGTAGTTGACATGAAGTCTAAAGCTGCATTGCCAAAGGAAGATGATAAATCTACTGGCAATAAGATACCGGATGTTGCAGCAATCTCGGCTTTCATGACACAAGTATCGGACCTTGTTAA GCTTGTTGATTCGAGAGATATTACGGAGTTGCAACTGAAGCAATCGGATTGTGAACTTATAATAAGAAAAAAGGAAGCTTTGCAGCCACCGGAACAAGCACCCCCAGTTTTCATGCCACAATACATGCCTCATCATGCAATGTTTCAAACCCCATTTCCGGCAGCAGCCCCAACAGCACCACCGGCACCTTCAAACCCAGCCCCTCCACCACTAGCACTGCCCTCAGCTGCATCCCCGGCTAAAACTAGCAGCTCATCTCATCCTCCACTCAAATGCCCCATGGCTGGAACCTTCTACCAGAGTCCGGCACCAGGTGAACCGCCATTTGTCAAG gtgggagataaagtacAGAAAGGCCAAGTAATCTGCATCATTGAGGCAATGAAACTGATGAACGAAATCGAA GCTGACCAATCCGGAACCATAACTGAGATACTAGCTGAGGATGGAAAACCAGTTAGTGTGGACATG CCTCTATTTGTGATTGTACCATGA